In Mycolicibacterium lutetiense, the sequence GTTGAGTTCGGCGAGCTCGTCGAGGTGCGCGTGCACCACGTCGGCCAGGCCGATCAGCAGGTCACGGCGGCGGTCGACGGTCAGCGAGACCCATTCCCGCTGCGCTTTCGTCGCAGCCTGGACCGCGTCGTCGATCTCGGCGGCACCGGCCAGGTCGACGGTCCCATTCGGCCGGCCGGTCGCCGGGTAGATGTGCTCGAAAACTATTCGGACTCCCACCCTGGCTCCTCGTCAAGCACCCGCTGCTTCTGTTCGCCGATCACCAGGTTGAGGTTCGCGGCTTTGGGCCAGCCGTAGTAGGCCGCGAAATGCAGTGCCAGCTCATCCATTTCCTCGAACGAGACGTCGCGGCTCTTCAGAGCGGCATAGACGTGGCTCAGGATTGGCAGCGGTGCGTCCTGAAACGCCACGCAGGCCACGGTGACCAGGCGTCGCTCCTTCATGCCGAGTCCGGGGCGCAGCCACATCTCGCCGAACACGAAGTTGAGGATGCCGGCCCCCGAATACGGGTTGTCGCGGGTGGGGGCGAACGGGATGCGGTTGATGTCGCGGAACGACTGCTCGCCGCAGCGCAACCGCTCTTCGGGATCACTCGGCGTGGGTAGCGGCAGCAGCGGCTCAGGTGCGGGCGGCGTCAGCCCCCGTTCCCGGTGAATCCGGTCCCACTGCTCGTCGACCATGATGTTGAACCGTGAGGCCTTGGGCCACCCGGCATACACCGCGAAATGCAGAACGGTTTCCCGCATTTCGACGATCGACACGTCGCCGCTGTTGAGTGCGGCGTAGACGTGGTCGCGCAACGGCCCTTCGGCGTCGGCCGCCGCGACGCACGGCAGCGTGACGAAACGTCGGTCCCGGCGGCTCAACGCGGTGCGTGGCCACACCTCGGCGAACACGAAGTCGATCAGGTTCGCGGTCGCCGGGCTCCGATCGTCGGAGGGTGCCTCAAACGTCATCACCTCGGCGAACTCACGCCTGCCCCGCTCGGCCCGGGTGTCGGAGGCCGTCATCGGATCGTCGCCCCGGCGTCGACCTTGAATTCCAGTCCGGTGACGTGTCGGGCTTCATCGGAGATCAGGAACAGCACGGCATTGCTGATGTCCAGCGCATCGGTCATCTGGATAGGCAGCGCATTCTGGAAGATCGGCCCCAGGTCTTGACGGGTCTCGTGGATCAGGGTGTGCAGCGTGTCGGGTCGCAGCCCGGTGGCGACGCCGGTGGGATGCACTGTGTTGACCCGGACATTTACCGCGGCAAGCTCATTGGCCAGGGCCCGGCTGAGGCCGACCACACCGTGTTTGGATGCCGTGTAGGGCGTGTGCAGGGGTGAGCCCTTGACGCCCGCCACCGAACTGACATTGAT encodes:
- a CDS encoding carboxymuconolactone decarboxylase family protein encodes the protein MTASDTRAERGRREFAEVMTFEAPSDDRSPATANLIDFVFAEVWPRTALSRRDRRFVTLPCVAAADAEGPLRDHVYAALNSGDVSIVEMRETVLHFAVYAGWPKASRFNIMVDEQWDRIHRERGLTPPAPEPLLPLPTPSDPEERLRCGEQSFRDINRIPFAPTRDNPYSGAGILNFVFGEMWLRPGLGMKERRLVTVACVAFQDAPLPILSHVYAALKSRDVSFEEMDELALHFAAYYGWPKAANLNLVIGEQKQRVLDEEPGWESE